Genomic DNA from Deltaproteobacteria bacterium:
ACTACCGCCACAAGCGTTCATGGGAGGAGGTGAGACCGGCAGCGCACAATTTACTGCCCTCAAGCAGTTGGAACCAGTAAAAAAACAAAGAAAGGAGAACACAGATGCTTGGAAAAATCAGAAAAAAACTCAATCAGAAGGGTTTCACCCTTATTGAGTTGATGATCGTTATCGCCATCATCGGTATTCTGGCAGCAATCGCCATTCCGCAGTTCGCCTCCTACCGCAAGAAGGCGTACAATGCGGCGGCCCTGAGTGATATGAAAACCGCCAAGACAACCCTGGAGGCCTACTACGCAGACAACCAGTGGTATCCGTAGATGGCAATAAGCTCCAAAGGGAGGTTTGTGATGAGAAAAAACATCTTCAGAATATTGGTTATGCTCTTGGCCCTGGCTTTTATGGCCAGTCCATGTCTTGCTGGCTCAGTGACCATATCCCATAGCAACAATGTTGATCAAGATATCACGGGCGGCAACGGCAATCCGCAATGCCGCGTTTCCCTGTCGAAGAACGTCAGCTTTGTATACACCCGAGATGATGACAACTCTGCTTCGGCTCAGACTTATGCTATAGGTGCCCGCCATGATGCCGGCAACAAGGCCTATGGTACTGCTTCCGATACTACCTTGATATACTGGGTTACCATGACCACGGGTGACATAACCGGCAGTGAGATCAGCGTTGCTACCAGTGCTTTCAAAGACAATCAGGTCGGTGGCAAGAACTGGGTGCCAATGTAGTCTGTAGACTACTTCAGGGCAAGGTCAACTCTATTCCTTACACTGATACGTTTGTGAGCATGGAACGGGGCCGAGATTATCGGCCCCGTTCCAGCTGCTTGCGGAGTCTATGCTGAAAACCTATGCCATCATCAAGGTTACCTTTCTAGGAGGGGTGCGAGACCGTACCCTTTTCGGCATTTTTATCCTTGGCTTGCTGCTGCTGGCCACGGTTCCCATTTTCTCGTACTTTTCTATGCGGCAGACCACGGAGGTTGCCGCCGGATATGCTCTTTCGGTAATTTCGCTCATTGGCTTGCTTCTCACGGTGTTCATGAGCGGCAATCTTATCTCAAAAGATATCGATCGCAAGAGCATCCATACTGTTGTGACACTCCCCATATCCCGCAGCCAATACATGGTCGGCAAATTTGTCGGCCTGGCATTGTTGCTTCTAGTATCTCTGAGCATATTATATTGCCTGGCAGCCATGCCGATTTACCTGGTTTCACTGCAGTACCCCCCCCTGCAACCACTCAATTGGCAAACGTACTTTCTTGTGGGAGTTTCCGAGTTTTTCCTCCTCCTGGTGATCAGCGCTGTCTCGGTGCTGTTCAACAGTTTTGCCACCTCCACTTTTCTACCCATGGCCTTGACCCTGGCAGTCTACTGCATCGGCCAGAGCACTGTGCTGGTAAAAGACTACCTGGCAAAGGCGTCAAACGCCAAAGACGTACCACCGCTTCTAGCATTTGTGGCCAAGGCCAGCTATTACATATTCCCCAACCTCTATGCATTCAATCTAAGAAACACTTTTGTCTATTCTCTGCCGGTTAACCTGACGTTTCTCGCAATGGTTCTTCTCTACGGAATTTTTTACATCAGTGTAGTGATATGCATGGCAACATTCGTTTTTGACAGAAGAGATCTGCTATGAAGCGGCTCGTACTGTTTCTCTGCATCTTGACGCTCTGTGCGGTATTTTTCTATAAAGTAGACCGCATGCGTCACACCCAGCCCATGCCTGTCAAGCTGCTGCTTCTCCCCTCCAAACAGATGACCCGCGTAATTTCCTTCGGATATCGCTTGCTGGCAAGTCAGCTCATTTTTTACAACTCGATGTTTTTTGTCGGCAGTCTAGATTCTCCCCCTACGGTTCCCACTTATCAGGAGCTCTTTCATACATTGGACACAGTGACCTACCTGGATCCTTATAACATGGACGGCTATTACTTCGCCCAGGGGCTGCTGAGTTGGAATCGCAGCTTTATTGAGCCTCTGAATTCTCTCCTGCTGCGGGGAATGTCGTATCGGAAATGGGACTGGTACCTGCCATTCTTTTACGGATTCAACCAATTCTATTTTCTAAAAAATCCCAAAAAGGCGGCACCATATCTGCGACGAGCCTACAGGCTCAATCCAGAGAACGAATTCTTGCCCACATTGATTGCCAGGCTGTATTACCAGGGAGATGAAACCAGAGCAGCCATCGATTACCTGGAAGAGATGAGCCGTACTGCCAGCAGCAAGAATTTGCGCAGGTGGATAAACGTGCGTTTGAGGGCGCTGCGCACGGTTTTGTTTCTCGAAGAGGCCATGGAGAGATATGAGAAAAGATTTGGCCGAAAACCTGCAAGGCTTGAAGAGTTGATTACTGCAAGGATTCTTAGAGCCATACCACCTGATCCATATGGAGGGAAGTTCTATCTGGATGCGAAAGGCAGAGTGCGTACTACCAGCAATTTTGCTTTTTCGCGGCAAGGCTCAGCGAAGAAGAAGAGATCCTCCGCTTCAATTTTCAAGTAAAAAGAGATTTGCAATGACG
This window encodes:
- a CDS encoding prepilin-type N-terminal cleavage/methylation domain-containing protein, giving the protein MLGKIRKKLNQKGFTLIELMIVIAIIGILAAIAIPQFASYRKKAYNAAALSDMKTAKTTLEAYYADNQWYP
- a CDS encoding ABC transporter permease subunit, whose translation is MLKTYAIIKVTFLGGVRDRTLFGIFILGLLLLATVPIFSYFSMRQTTEVAAGYALSVISLIGLLLTVFMSGNLISKDIDRKSIHTVVTLPISRSQYMVGKFVGLALLLLVSLSILYCLAAMPIYLVSLQYPPLQPLNWQTYFLVGVSEFFLLLVISAVSVLFNSFATSTFLPMALTLAVYCIGQSTVLVKDYLAKASNAKDVPPLLAFVAKASYYIFPNLYAFNLRNTFVYSLPVNLTFLAMVLLYGIFYISVVICMATFVFDRRDLL